Sequence from the Rutidosis leptorrhynchoides isolate AG116_Rl617_1_P2 chromosome 3, CSIRO_AGI_Rlap_v1, whole genome shotgun sequence genome:
taatAAAAATGGATTGTGTACATACGTGTTTAATAAAATTGAATGATTTCGTGTTGAATTATTTATAATCTGAATGAAGTTGCTTTTGAATGACAATAATCTgtttaataatcatttttaatgaaTAATGTGAATGATTTAAAGTTACCTTATTAACTTTTGAcactaataaaaattataatataattatttaataagtgttattgttataaattaaattaaaaagatattaaataattaaataattctgAACGATTTAACATTGAATAGTAAAACAAAACTACCCTAAAACtagttgtttaatttttttttccacAATTTTCATCCTCACAAGTCACAAACAACTACACAAACATTATTAAGTGATACTCTGtggtaataataaaaatttacTTCAATACTCGGAACAAAACATGGGATTCTTTCTTCCGTAAGGAAACAAAGAAGCCATGAAACTTGTGCTTCATGCAAGCCTTATTTCTTCCAAGTCATCACATACGTGTCATCACCTTATTTCACATCTCCATCTTTATTAACTCCATCACCAGCTTCAATCTATCATCTTTCTCACCAACACTTCACAACTCTTTTTAATCTTTATAAATACTCATACCCTTCAAGCAATtttaatcatcatcaaatcatcaaTGGCTACGCACCTCTCTCACGAACGTCACCCACACCAAGTCCAAGTCCACACCATCGGTCAACCACACGGCCGGTTCGACCAACACGGTGGCGAAAACAAGTCACTTTACTACAATCAACAAGGGCCGTCCAAGAGCAAAGTCTTAGCCGTTATGGCCTTGTTGCCCGTTGGTGGAGCCCTACTTGGTCTCGCTGGAATCACCCTAGCCGGGACCATGATCGGGCTCGCAGTTGCGACCCCGCTTTTTATTATCTTCAGCCCGATTCTTGTCCCGGCTGTCTTAGCCATTGGATTAGCAGTTGCTGGGTTTCTGACATCCGGGACATTCGGGCTGACCGGATTGAGTTCGTTGTCGTTTTTGGTGAACAGTTTGAGGCAATTGACCGGTACGGTGCCTGGGGAGGTTGACTCGGCTAAAAGAAGGTTGCAAGATTTGGTTGACTATACGGGTCAGAAGACTAAGGATGTGGGCCAGACTATTCAGGATAAGGCTCATGAGATTGGACCCGAGGGTCAGGTTCATGGTGGTGCTAAGGAAGGACGTGGTGCAAGAACTTAAGATTGTGATCGATCGAGTTTATGGTCGAGTTTATGTTAATTATGTTTTGAGTTGAGTCGTGAGTTGTGTGTGCTTTTTATTGTATTTTGATGGTGAAATAGAGTAATGTACTTATGATTATGAAATTTTTATGGTTCTATGAAATGTGAGTTTatttattaatgattaataattgGTTTATCATATTATGATTTGATTGGTAATTTGTGTTGATGAGATAACGGTGTGCTATTGTTCTACGCATCTAAAAAGGCTGATCAGTTATTCATGGGTAAATTGAATTATTGTTACTAGCTATATGTGAATGTGAATTACGGAGTAAATTATTTGTTTATTTGTGATCAATATGCAAATTACATTCTTTTTAGGAATTGTTGGGGGTAAAATTGCAATTTAATATATTAGAATTGTAATTTAATAAATTAGAATTTGAATGGGATTGCAATTTTACAACATATATTAGAATTTGATTGGGTTTGCAATTTTGAAACGAAGGGTACCGAAAGTCACGTATAATTTTCTCTATATAAATACCATCGAGAAATAAGCCACCATGAAAAAACATTCGAAACCTAACAAAATTGTGCACTCGACTTGGGGCTGAAATTAAGGTATTTATTTACTATTTTTATTGATCAACTTGAAGATTTTAGTATCATATATGTGATCATGAGTTTTGGTTAGTATTTGCCTGTTCGTAAGTTGTGTCTTAGTTGCATCGGTGGTCGGATTTAATAACTCATACCTTGTTACAAGTTTTATTCGTAACAAGAAGACTTCAAATCCTTATATTTACTTCAATTATTCCATTTGTTATATGCTTTATTGGCAATTGGCAATGTATATTTGTACTTAtgctataatattaataatattctagTAATTAATCTGTTGATCTACAAAGTAAATATTTTAGAAGAAAATTATGAGCTTTTGATATTGAAGAATTATGGTTTTGTTGATGCAGCTAAGAACAATATGCAGAGGGACCGTGATGCAGCGTTGCTCGTACTTATCGACAAATCGATGAAGAAACATGCTGATAACCTAATGAACGCATTGGAAGGTATCAATGCACGACTTATTCGACTA
This genomic interval carries:
- the LOC139896287 gene encoding oleosin 16.4 kDa-like; the protein is MATHLSHERHPHQVQVHTIGQPHGRFDQHGGENKSLYYNQQGPSKSKVLAVMALLPVGGALLGLAGITLAGTMIGLAVATPLFIIFSPILVPAVLAIGLAVAGFLTSGTFGLTGLSSLSFLVNSLRQLTGTVPGEVDSAKRRLQDLVDYTGQKTKDVGQTIQDKAHEIGPEGQVHGGAKEGRGART